The following nucleotide sequence is from Brevinematales bacterium.
CAGCACGAATAACGCAACCAGTATATAGAGAACATAGAGATGCAGGTTCCCGTGCTGGATAATTTTTATCCGGGAAAGAAGGTTTTGTACGAATAAGAAAACGGGCTGGAACAGCTTTTCCAGAAACGAGTCGGGGGTATGGGTCTCGTAACCCGCGCGCGCCGGGAAGAGGTTGTCCGGTATCGGCGGCGTGGATTTTGTCCTCAGCATAGTCCGCGCGCCGGACACGACCGGCTGGGAGTATGACGACGACGTATACTGCATCTTCGGGGTTGCGCCGACATAGCCGCAGCCCCATGTCTCCGCCTTCGCTTTACGCCTCCCGCGAAGCAGTAACCACCGGATGAGAAGGAGAAGGAGGACTATCCCCGCGAACAATAGCGACACCGTCTGTATCCACCCGAACGGGGCAAGCATGCTTTGGAACGCCGCCGCGTCAATCGGGCTGCCGGATGCCTGTTCGATAACCCCGGACATCGCGACGATAGTCTCGCGCGGAAATATCCCGATGCCGATGGAAACTGCCGCAAGGAATAGCAGGGGAATAATCATCAGCGGGCTTGTCTCTTTTGCCTCAGCCGCTTCGGTGGAACGGGGGCTGCCCTGAAACGCTACGCCGAACACCTTAGTGAAGCAGAATACCGCCAGTCCGCCGATCAGGCTTAATCCGCCGATGACGGCGACACTGAAAAATAGGTTCTGCAACGGCGACGGGAGGAGGTGCCTGAACGCCCCGGTATAGATCAGAAACTCGCCGATAAACCCGTTTAACGGGGGAAGTCCCGAGATCGCGGCCGCACCGATTAAAAAAGCAAGTCCCGTAAACGGCATCTTTTTTAATAGTCCGCCCATTTTATCAATCCGTAAGGTATGCGCGGCGTACTGGATGGAACCCGCCCCCATAAACAGGAGGCTTTTAAATACAGCATGGTTCAGGATATGCAGCAAGCCAGCGGTAAATCCCAACAGCATCAGCGGAACCGACCCTGCGGCCTTCCCGATAATCCCGATACCGAGACCCATCGATATAATCCCTATATTTTCCACACTGCTGTATGCCAATAACCGTTTGAGATTGTGCTGAGCGACCGCCATCAGGATGCCGGTTATTCCAGAGACCAACCCGATAATCAATAATATCCATCCCCACCATTCCTGCGCGTTCCCAGTGAAGGAAAGGACAGTGATGATGCCGAAGATGCCGGTCTTGATCATCACACCGGACATGACGGCGGAGATATGGCTCGGGGCGGCTGGATGCGCCTCTGGAAGCCACACGTGCATCGGCAAAAATCCCGCCTTCGTGCCGAATCCGATGACGGCTAAGATAAATAACATTCCGCCGATTTCAGGAGAGAGGTACGGCGCGTTCGCCCGGAACACCGCGAAATCGTAGGAGCCGCATTCTCTTGCCAGTATGGCGAACATCACGAGTAGCAAGGCTGTACCGATATGGGTCGCCACCAGGTATATCCATCCGGCGTTGCGGGACTTCTCCTGATCGCTTTGGAACACCACGAGGAAAAAGGAGGAAAGCGACATCATCTCCCACGCGATCAGGAAAAGAATCGCGTTCTGCGCGGTAACCACCGTCATCATGCTCGCGGTAAGTATCAGGTAAAAAAACCAGTGCTTTTTCATCCGGGCGGGGTCGTCCCCGTAATGCCGGAGATAGGCGGGCGCATAAATCGATGCGGCTATTGAGATTACCGATATTATTAGAAGAAAGAAGGATGATAACGGGTTGAGCTCGAGTGAGAGTTTACCCAGCGGCAGATCCCATGGCAGGGTGAGGGTGTTCAACGCTGGCCGGATGAATAGGCTGATGAGCGACGCGGCGGCTATTACGCCCGATCCCGCGATAGAGAAAACAGCGCCCGCGAGATGGACATATTTGGATTTCTTACCGGCGATGAGTACCAGTAAACTTCCGCAAATAAGAATGGAAATCCCTATCCCGAATAAATACATCATATTTACATTCCTATAAAAACATCATCCGCTGATCTCGGAGAGCTCGATCTCCTTGATAGTCTTAAAAATTTCCTCTCTTTTTGCGCATCTTTCGAGTAACTCGCGTATTTTTTCATGGTTAAGCATGTACGCTAATCGGGATAAAAGGTGAAGGTGTATTTGAATCGAGGGGGTCAGCAGTGTGAAAAGAATCTTGACGGGTTCCTTGTCCATCGCGTCGAAATCGACGGGCTCGTCGAGGAAACAAAGCGCGATCGACGGTTTGTCGACATGGAGCACCACGGGGTTGCGGACATGGGGGATAGCTATTCCTTTACCGACGGCGGTCGTGCCCATTTTCTCGCGGGCGATCAGAAACTGGTAGAGCGTTTCCCTGTCCATCCCGTCTGGGACTTTCATATACTGCACGGTATTATAGACGACTTCTTCCTTAGTCTTACCATCGACATGGTAATGTATCCCTCCGTTCCTCAGGGCGTCCGACACGGTGTAGGCGGCAAGATTTTCCGGGGCGGGGTCATGCATCAGGCGCGGAGTGACATTGATCTTGTTCTCGGTCGCCCATTCGAGTATCTCCGCCTTACTGAAACGGTATTGCCCGTTGATGCGGTAGTATGGGAAACCGTCGCTTTTAATCCAACGGTAGATCGATTTTTCGGAAACATTGAGTAACGCGGTGACGTCTTTCACTTTCAGTTCCATGCACGACTTTCCTTACCCGCGCTTATGAAAGCGCGGAAAAATGTCCTTTCATGTCCGCAAATGTCCGATATTGTCCTTTGATTATATTACGCGGACGGGATTATTGCAAATTATAAACAATATACCATTGGTAGGATTTACAGTATGAGGCGGACGGTGAACTACACTTCGATGAAGGAAAGTCCCCGGGATAAGGTGTTTTCATAGAGCTTCTTCGATAGCTCCATTTCGGTACGGGTTTCGGCGGTATCGTCGAGAATCTTCTGCATCGTTTCCTTGCTGTAATTGCTCCGGCCCTGCGACAACAGCCCGTCGATATCCGACTGGATCTTTTTTATCTGCTCCGTCAGCTCGAAGTTCAGACGGTCGATCTCCTTGTTCCTGACCTGGGGGTCGGTGTAACGGAACATCGCGTCCTTGACCTTTTCATGGTAATGGTCATACAGGCTCTTTCCTAAAACGTAGAGCGAATTCAGTTCCAACGATATCCGCTCCGCCGGAACCGCGCATTGCGCGAAAAACAGAAACACGAACAGAAAAATGAATTTATTTCGCATTTTTACCTCGCTAATACCGATATATCATACCGGAAAAACCGTTTTTTATCAAATAGGCGGAGCGTATGCTGAAAAAATGGCCGATACCCGCGGTAATCGTCATAGGCGCAGTTTTCATCCTCACCGCCGGCGCGGCGAAAACTATTACCGGCGGGCAGGAATTCCAGACGATAGCGGACAAGGCGTCCGCGCTGAAAAACCTGTACGCGCTCGTGCTCTATCGTTCGGGCGGGGTGAAGTTCGAGGCATATTTCCACGGGCAGAAGCCGGGCGGCTTATGCAATATTAAATCCGCCGCGAAAAGTATCCTCTCGTCCCTCGTGGGTATCGCCCTGAAGGAGGGCTATCTTCATAGCGTCGACCAGCCCGTATGCGAGTTGATCCCGGAGTACTTCGGGAAAGATACCGGCCCGGCGAAAAAGGCCATCACTATCCGGCATCTCCTGACCATGACCTCGGGGCTCGATTCCGCGAGCAATAAGGATTACGGCAAGTGGAAAAAATCCGCCGATTGGACTGCGGCGGCGTTATCGGCGAAACTTGTTTCGACGCCCGGGACGAAGTATGTCTACTCCACTGCGGACGCGCATATCCTCGCCGCGGCGCTGACGAAGGCTATCGGGCGCGACCTGCTCGACTACGCGAATGAGAAGCTGTTCGCCCAGCTGGGGATAACCGTTATCGAATGGGACAAATCCCCCGAGGGGTTCCGTTTCGGCGGCAACGATCTTTATATGGCTCCCGCCGATCTCGCGAAATTCGGGATACTTTACCTGCACGGCGGAATTTGGGACGGCGTACAGGTCGTCCCGGGGGAATGGGTCGCGCTATCCACGGGGTATCAGGTGCGCCCCGAATTATGGTCGCCGTTCCCGGTAACGGGGTATGGATATTACTGGTGGAGGATCGATATCGCGGGGATGGCGGCATACGCCGCGTGGGGGCATGCCGGACAGTACTGTATCGTGATACCGGAGCTGGACACGGTGCTGGTCGCGGCGTCGGACTGGAACGCCGGGTACTCGAAACAGTATTATAAGAAGCTCGCGGGCGTTCTCATAGGAATACTGAACATTGCGCAAAAATAATACATATTATGCAAAAGATTAACAAATATATACTTGAATATTAACTCATCCTTTTTATAATATAACTGAGAAAATCGGGAGAAATTATATGAACGTCATCATTACCGGCGCAGCCGGGAGAATGGGCAGAACAAATATTAAAACAGTCGCGGAGGATCATGAATCGAAGGTATTCGGCGCGGTGGAAATGAAGGGGAATCCCTTTATCGGGCAGGACGCGGGGCTTCAGGCGGGCGTGTCCCAAATAGGGGTAAGCATTGTCGGCGATATCTCGGCGGTATCCGGGAAGGCGGACGTGATTATCGATTTTACGGTTGCCGCGTCGCTTCCCGCGAACCTCGAATACGCCGTGCGGAACAATACCGCCATCGTGATCGGAGCAACCGGGCTGGGCGAGAAGGAGTTCGCGATGATCGACGACGCGGCGAAGAAAATTCCGCTGATCTGGGCGCCCAACTTCAGCGTGGGGGTCGCACTGATCGCCAAACTCACCCGTATTGCCGCCGGGATACTGAACGACGGGTTCGACGCGGAGATAGTCGAGATGCATCACCGGATGAAGAAGGACGCGCCGAGCGGCACGGCAATCAAGCTCCTCAATGTGATTAAAGATGTTTACAGCACCGGGGATATAGTCTACGGCCGCGAGGGGATTACCGGGGAACGCCCGCCCCGTCAGGTCGGGGTGATGGCGCTTCGCGGAGGCGACGTAGTGGGCGACCACACGGTTATCTTCGCGGGGATCGGCGAACGGGTGGAGATTACGCATAAGGCGTCTACCCGTGAGACATTCGCAAGAGGCGCGCTTCGCGCGGCGAAGTATATTGTGGGTAAGAAGCCGGGGCGTTACACTATGGAAGAGGTTCTTGGGTTATAAAGAGGGATTATGAAGGTCATATCGAAGGAACGGATGCGGGATATCGATACCCGCGCGGCGCGCGACTACGGGATACCGTCCGTCGTTCTCATGGAGAACGCCGGCAACGCGCTTTTTCGCGCAATCAATGAAAATATCCCCGACTATAGGCGGAAACATTTCGTCGTATTCTGCGGCTCCGGTAATAACGGAGGCGACGGCGCGGTGGTCGCGCGTAAGCTGTTTCTCGACGGCGCACCGGTAATGGTTGTTTTTGTCGCGGATATATCCAAAGCCTCCGGGGATAATAAAACTAATTTCGATATCTTGCGCGCTCTCGATGTGCCTGCCTTTTCCGGGACGACGGCCCGTGAATGCGAGATGGCGTTGCCGTTACTGGATAACTATGACGTGATTATCGACGCGATCTACGGGATAGGGTTCCGGGGCGAGCCGGACCAGCATATGACCAATGTGTTTAATTATATTGTGGAGCGAAGGAAAACCCACGGGGCGACCGTGGTCGCGGCGGATATCCCGAGCGGGGTCTATGCCGACGGGGGAAGGGCGGGGAGCTCCGTATTCGCGGATATTACGGTGACATTCGGCGCGCCCAAGCCGGGAATAATCGATTACCCGGGGATGGAGAATTGCGGACGGATGATTGTCGCGCCGATCGATCTGCCTCCCGCGCTGTTGGAATCAAACGATAACGGGGTGTCGCTGTTTACGGAAGACGACGCCGCGAGGATATTTATCCCGCGCGCGGCCGATTCGCATAAAGGGAAGTACGGGCATCTGCTGACTATCGGGGGAAGTACGGGAATGGCGGGGGCTGTGGAGATGGCCGCGAGTTCCGCGCTCCGGGCGGGGGCGGGACTGGTGACCGCGTATATCCCGGAATCCCTACGGAGCGGCTTCGAGGCCGCGTTGCCCGAGGCGATGCTGATACCGTTCCCTGACGACGGGGACGCGGAGGAGATGCTGAAAGCCCTCGACGGGGAGATCGCCAGGAAGAAGATTACCGCGGTTTCGGCCGGGAACGGGTGGGGCAGGGACGATTACAATGCGAAGGTACTGGATTACCTGATTTCCCGCGCGCCCGTCAGGGGGATTGTCCTCGACGCGGACGCGTTAAACCTTTTATCAGAGAACCGTCCGCTTCTCGATAAAATAAAAACCTGCGGGAAACAGGTTATCCTGACCCCGCATCTGGGGGAAATGTCCCGTCTGACGGGGAAGGGCATAACGGAGATCAAAGAACGCAAGGCGGATACCGCCCGCGAATTCGCGAAGGCTTACGAGGTATGGGTCGTTCTCAAGGATGCGGTCACAGTCATAGCCGATCCCGACGGGCGGGTCTGGTACCAGTCCCACGGGTCTCCCGCGCTCGCGAAGGGCGGGAGCGGCGATATCCTGTGCGGGCTGATAGCGGGGTTCCTCGCATCGGGATATATGCCTGGAGACGCGGCGCTGATGGGGAGTTTTGTTCTGGGCCGGGCGGGCGAGGCTTACTCGGCGGAGCGATGCAACGTATCCGCGATGGGACGGGATATAATCGCGCTGATCCCTGATATTTTATTCGGATTGCAGAAGAAAAAAGATACGGCATAGAAAAATATCATTGAGTTTTTATAATAAATGATTTATGATAGGTTTATCAGGTTCTGTCGAAAGGGGTGCGGGTATGTATCGTTTTATGCGTTTTTCAGCGACATCATTATTGATGTTCGTTTTTGCGGTTTGTTTCTCCATTCCTATGGTATATTTTCTGACATCCATCAGCTTTATCCAAAACGTTATTGCCGCAGGGGGGATCTTCCTGCTCCTTTCATTTATCTATTCATTCTTCCATAAGAAAATAAACAGTTTCATTTTTAAAAAACATTACCTGTCGGGGTATAACCAGCGAATCTACGGGTTTTATGATAAAATCCGGGTATCGTTCTCCATCGCGGATTTTATCGATGCGCTGAAGGAGTTTCTCGAAACGCGCGCCGATTTTTCGGTGCTTTGGCTGAACAAGAAAAACCGTTCCGTAATCTACGGAACACCGGGAAAAATAACCTCCGATATGAAATTCGTCTTCACGCTTACCGAACGTTTCCGTGAAGAAAAGGACGGCATACTTTATCTCGATACCCAATTCAATAAAGCCGATGCGAAATCGCCCAACGAGGGCGTCTTATTTATCTATTCCGAATACCACCTGTTCCTATTCTCGAAGTACCTTCCGGTGTACGACACCCATTTGTTTAACGAGGCGTTCCACGAATTTCAGACCTATCTCAACCGGGTTGAAACGATGGAAAAGATGTTCGCCCTGTCGGCGATATCGCGCGAATGGAGTCTGGTCGCCGAGACCCAGAAATCGTTCCTGCTGGGGAGTATCCCTGAAATTACGGGGCTGGATATCGGGTTGAAGTACGAGGCGCTGGTGAACGTCAGCGGGGATTACTATGATATTATTCCGCTATCGCCTGAAAAAACGCTCTTCGTGCTGGGCGACGTGTCCGGGAAGGGGCTTTCCGCCGCGCTCGTGATGGGGATTATCGTTAATACCATCCGCATTATGGAGCGGAAAGATTCGCTCGAGACTATATTCAGGTATGTCGATTCCGCGATCAAAACGATGAATTTCGAGGGGAAGTTTACCGCCATGTTCGCGGGGATTTTCGACACGGCGGAGAAAACATTGACCTATATCGACGCGGGGATACCCGAGCCGTGGATGCTGCATAACGATGAGATTCACCTGCTGGAATCCAACTGCTCTCTCCTCGGGATAATCGACTTAGTAAAAGTCAATACCAAGCAACTGGAGATTACCCCGGGCGACGTATTTATTATTTCTACGGACGGGCTTTGGGAGATAGAGAACGATCAGGACGATATGATCTATAATAACCCCGACTTTAAGGAAAGGGTTCTGGAGACCTATCAGATACCGGTGCAGGAGTTTACGGATGAGATCGTTCGGTACTCGAAGCAGTATGCTGCATCGGGCGAGCTCAGGGACGATCTGGCGTTATTAGTCATAAAAGTGAAGGGATAACATGAATCTAACTATTATTAATTATATTTCTTTCGTGCTTTTAACCGGCGGCGGTATATTTTTCCTGATAAAAAACCCTACATCGGTCAACGCCCGGATTATAGCGCTCTTTTCATTTGTGGCGGCGGTAACGGGGGCGCTTATCGGTATGGGGTTCGATTTCGGAAACGCCGGGTGGCTGGAACTCTCGAAGTGGACGGTTCGCGCTACGGCGATATTTTCGTTCGGGATGTACCTGACCGTATTGAGACTCACACTGACGTTTCCATATGAAAAAAAACTCCCCGCGGTATCGCTGATCCTTCTTCTGTTCTGGCTGGCATTAGGCGCGCTAATTATGGGGACTGATCTTTATGTAACAGGGGTCGAACTTCGGGACAACCTGTTTTTCAGAGTCGAAGGTTCACTGTATAAAGTCATTTCAGGTGCAGGACTTCTCATTACACTAGCCGGACTTATCATACTACTCATCAGACGGAGCAAGTTCGAGAACGAAATCTATAAATTGCAGAGCATAGTCATAACGATCGGGACGTCGTTCGCGATGATCGCCGCGATTATCATTACGATTATTATACCTTCGTATTTTCATATATTTAATCTCTACCCGTTATCAGGCTTAATGGGATTTGTTATGGAAGGAAGTTTCCTCTACGCGGTAGTCACCTACCGGATGTTCGATATCCGCACCGCGTTACATAAGACAGTCGTATTTCTGTTATTTTCCTCGGTTACAGGTGTCGCGGCCGGGCTCTCGTTCGGCGCGGTGCATGAATTCCTGAAAATCGATATTATCCCGCTGATCGGGATATATATCGCGGTATTCATATTATTGATGATACTGCGGGATCTATTCCAGAACCGTCTATCCCGCCTGTTCAGGCGTAAGACGGAATACCTCACCGAACTCGAGAAGGTTCTTGACGATATAGACTACAGCGGAGGCCGCGATCAGGTAATCAACTCGTTCTCCAAGGCGTTCCGGGACTATGTGGGGAATACGGCGTTCAGTATTCTGCTGGAAAATACCATCGGCGAGCTGGTCAATATTTATTCGCTCATACCGAGGAATATCCGTTTCGAGAAAGACGACCCGATGATTAAATTCCTTGTCAATAAGGAAAAAAGTGTCATCCTGAAAACCGAGGTCTATTCCAATCCGCTGTATATGGAGTTCAGGGTGGAGATTCTCGATTTGTTTCTCCAGCTCGACGCGGAGATAGTAGTCCTGTTCCGTGAGGGAACGAATATGATCGGACTGATAGCGCTGGGGCCCAAGGAAAGTATGAAGCCCTACGATATTAACGATTACCGGACTATGGAGAAACTCCTGCCGAAGTTCTTTGTCGTGATGTACTTCCTCCGTAATGTGGAAAAGATGTCTGTTGCGGTCACGGTCGATAAGGAATTGAAGTTCAGCGAGCAGATTATCAAGAGCCTGCTGAAGAATATGGACGAGATCGGTTCGGAGAATATGGACTTTCATTTCCTGAACCGTTTCACATCTGGACTTGGCGGGGATTTTGTCGACGTGATCAGTTTCTCTCCCACGCGCACGATGGTTATTGTCGGGGATATCGCCGGTAAGGGGATGAATGCGAGTATGTCGATGATCATCATCAAATCCGTCATCCGCACGTTCCTGAAAGAGACGCAGGATTTTAAAAGCCTTGTGGTCAAGGCGAACGTGTTCATCAAATCCCATCTCCCTCGGGGCACATTTTTCGCCGGGGTATTTATGATCTACGATTCCGCGACGAATCAACTCTACTATATTAACTGCGGGGTTCCGTTGATGTACCTTTATTCGAAAAGCTATAACAGCGTCATCGAGATACAGGGTGACGGAAAGGTGCTCGGATTTGTGAAGGATATTTCTAAGTACATCACTATCAAGAAGATACAGTTCAATCAGGGCGATTTGTTTATCACGGTTACGGACGGTATTATCGAGTCGCATTCTATCGGCGGAGAGCCGTTCGGGAAGAACCGGATTCTCCAGCATATCATGGAAACAAAGGAAAAAAGTACCGGCGAGGTGATCGAAACGTTATTCGAAAAGTTTATGAAGTTCATATCCGGGTCGCTGAATGACGATATTACGATATTGGGAATGAAATTTACCGCAAAAAAAGCACAGAATTAGGAGGGACGATATGGATCAGTTAAAAGTGACGGAGACGAAAAAGGAAAAGTACACGCTGCTGACAATCGAGGGGAGTTTGAACTCCTACACCTATTCGGATTTCCAGAATAAGCTCTACGAGCTGATAGAGAAGACCAATGTGATGGTGGAGATGACGAATGTTTCGAATCTCTCGTCCGCCGGGTTGGGTGTCCTGATGTCTGCTATCGAAACCGGCGAGGAGAAGGGATATAAGCTATATATACTGAAGCCCTCGGAGGTGGTGAAGCTCGCGATCGAGTCGACCGGCTTCTCGGATCATTTCAACAGCGTGCAATCCGAATCGGAGGCGCAGTGGTAAACCATGACGGAAATCTGCTGACGGTTCGGAGCCGGATAGAGGATATTTGCAGTCTGGAATCGTTTATATGTTCCCGGACGGATATCCCTGTCTGTGAAAGGAATAAAATACTCCTGATAACCAACGAGATTTTTGAGAATATTATCCAGCATGCGACGTTGCAGGATAAGAGTATTCGATTTAAAATATTCAAAGGGAAGAGGCTTTCGCTGTTGTTTTTATTCTATTCTTCCAATTTTGAATGGTTTATAGCGAACGTTAGCCGGATGCAGCCGTATTTCGAT
It contains:
- a CDS encoding hydrogenase, giving the protein MMYLFGIGISILICGSLLVLIAGKKSKYVHLAGAVFSIAGSGVIAAASLISLFIRPALNTLTLPWDLPLGKLSLELNPLSSFFLLIISVISIAASIYAPAYLRHYGDDPARMKKHWFFYLILTASMMTVVTAQNAILFLIAWEMMSLSSFFLVVFQSDQEKSRNAGWIYLVATHIGTALLLVMFAILARECGSYDFAVFRANAPYLSPEIGGMLFILAVIGFGTKAGFLPMHVWLPEAHPAAPSHISAVMSGVMIKTGIFGIITVLSFTGNAQEWWGWILLIIGLVSGITGILMAVAQHNLKRLLAYSSVENIGIISMGLGIGIIGKAAGSVPLMLLGFTAGLLHILNHAVFKSLLFMGAGSIQYAAHTLRIDKMGGLLKKMPFTGLAFLIGAAAISGLPPLNGFIGEFLIYTGAFRHLLPSPLQNLFFSVAVIGGLSLIGGLAVFCFTKVFGVAFQGSPRSTEAAEAKETSPLMIIPLLFLAAVSIGIGIFPRETIVAMSGVIEQASGSPIDAAAFQSMLAPFGWIQTVSLLFAGIVLLLLLIRWLLLRGRRKAKAETWGCGYVGATPKMQYTSSSYSQPVVSGARTMLRTKSTPPIPDNLFPARAGYETHTPDSFLEKLFQPVFLFVQNLLSRIKIIQHGNLHLYVLYILVALFVLLIIGLGL
- a CDS encoding PTS transporter subunit EIIA, which translates into the protein MELKVKDVTALLNVSEKSIYRWIKSDGFPYYRINGQYRFSKAEILEWATENKINVTPRLMHDPAPENLAAYTVSDALRNGGIHYHVDGKTKEEVVYNTVQYMKVPDGMDRETLYQFLIAREKMGTTAVGKGIAIPHVRNPVVLHVDKPSIALCFLDEPVDFDAMDKEPVKILFTLLTPSIQIHLHLLSRLAYMLNHEKIRELLERCAKREEIFKTIKEIELSEISG
- a CDS encoding serine hydrolase — encoded protein: MLKKWPIPAVIVIGAVFILTAGAAKTITGGQEFQTIADKASALKNLYALVLYRSGGVKFEAYFHGQKPGGLCNIKSAAKSILSSLVGIALKEGYLHSVDQPVCELIPEYFGKDTGPAKKAITIRHLLTMTSGLDSASNKDYGKWKKSADWTAAALSAKLVSTPGTKYVYSTADAHILAAALTKAIGRDLLDYANEKLFAQLGITVIEWDKSPEGFRFGGNDLYMAPADLAKFGILYLHGGIWDGVQVVPGEWVALSTGYQVRPELWSPFPVTGYGYYWWRIDIAGMAAYAAWGHAGQYCIVIPELDTVLVAASDWNAGYSKQYYKKLAGVLIGILNIAQK
- a CDS encoding 4-hydroxy-tetrahydrodipicolinate reductase, with the protein product MNVIITGAAGRMGRTNIKTVAEDHESKVFGAVEMKGNPFIGQDAGLQAGVSQIGVSIVGDISAVSGKADVIIDFTVAASLPANLEYAVRNNTAIVIGATGLGEKEFAMIDDAAKKIPLIWAPNFSVGVALIAKLTRIAAGILNDGFDAEIVEMHHRMKKDAPSGTAIKLLNVIKDVYSTGDIVYGREGITGERPPRQVGVMALRGGDVVGDHTVIFAGIGERVEITHKASTRETFARGALRAAKYIVGKKPGRYTMEEVLGL
- a CDS encoding NAD(P)H-hydrate dehydratase, with protein sequence MKVISKERMRDIDTRAARDYGIPSVVLMENAGNALFRAINENIPDYRRKHFVVFCGSGNNGGDGAVVARKLFLDGAPVMVVFVADISKASGDNKTNFDILRALDVPAFSGTTARECEMALPLLDNYDVIIDAIYGIGFRGEPDQHMTNVFNYIVERRKTHGATVVAADIPSGVYADGGRAGSSVFADITVTFGAPKPGIIDYPGMENCGRMIVAPIDLPPALLESNDNGVSLFTEDDAARIFIPRAADSHKGKYGHLLTIGGSTGMAGAVEMAASSALRAGAGLVTAYIPESLRSGFEAALPEAMLIPFPDDGDAEEMLKALDGEIARKKITAVSAGNGWGRDDYNAKVLDYLISRAPVRGIVLDADALNLLSENRPLLDKIKTCGKQVILTPHLGEMSRLTGKGITEIKERKADTAREFAKAYEVWVVLKDAVTVIADPDGRVWYQSHGSPALAKGGSGDILCGLIAGFLASGYMPGDAALMGSFVLGRAGEAYSAERCNVSAMGRDIIALIPDILFGLQKKKDTA
- a CDS encoding SpoIIE family protein phosphatase encodes the protein MYRFMRFSATSLLMFVFAVCFSIPMVYFLTSISFIQNVIAAGGIFLLLSFIYSFFHKKINSFIFKKHYLSGYNQRIYGFYDKIRVSFSIADFIDALKEFLETRADFSVLWLNKKNRSVIYGTPGKITSDMKFVFTLTERFREEKDGILYLDTQFNKADAKSPNEGVLFIYSEYHLFLFSKYLPVYDTHLFNEAFHEFQTYLNRVETMEKMFALSAISREWSLVAETQKSFLLGSIPEITGLDIGLKYEALVNVSGDYYDIIPLSPEKTLFVLGDVSGKGLSAALVMGIIVNTIRIMERKDSLETIFRYVDSAIKTMNFEGKFTAMFAGIFDTAEKTLTYIDAGIPEPWMLHNDEIHLLESNCSLLGIIDLVKVNTKQLEITPGDVFIISTDGLWEIENDQDDMIYNNPDFKERVLETYQIPVQEFTDEIVRYSKQYAASGELRDDLALLVIKVKG
- a CDS encoding serine/threonine-protein phosphatase, coding for MNLTIINYISFVLLTGGGIFFLIKNPTSVNARIIALFSFVAAVTGALIGMGFDFGNAGWLELSKWTVRATAIFSFGMYLTVLRLTLTFPYEKKLPAVSLILLLFWLALGALIMGTDLYVTGVELRDNLFFRVEGSLYKVISGAGLLITLAGLIILLIRRSKFENEIYKLQSIVITIGTSFAMIAAIIITIIIPSYFHIFNLYPLSGLMGFVMEGSFLYAVVTYRMFDIRTALHKTVVFLLFSSVTGVAAGLSFGAVHEFLKIDIIPLIGIYIAVFILLMILRDLFQNRLSRLFRRKTEYLTELEKVLDDIDYSGGRDQVINSFSKAFRDYVGNTAFSILLENTIGELVNIYSLIPRNIRFEKDDPMIKFLVNKEKSVILKTEVYSNPLYMEFRVEILDLFLQLDAEIVVLFREGTNMIGLIALGPKESMKPYDINDYRTMEKLLPKFFVVMYFLRNVEKMSVAVTVDKELKFSEQIIKSLLKNMDEIGSENMDFHFLNRFTSGLGGDFVDVISFSPTRTMVIVGDIAGKGMNASMSMIIIKSVIRTFLKETQDFKSLVVKANVFIKSHLPRGTFFAGVFMIYDSATNQLYYINCGVPLMYLYSKSYNSVIEIQGDGKVLGFVKDISKYITIKKIQFNQGDLFITVTDGIIESHSIGGEPFGKNRILQHIMETKEKSTGEVIETLFEKFMKFISGSLNDDITILGMKFTAKKAQN
- a CDS encoding STAS domain-containing protein; protein product: MDQLKVTETKKEKYTLLTIEGSLNSYTYSDFQNKLYELIEKTNVMVEMTNVSNLSSAGLGVLMSAIETGEEKGYKLYILKPSEVVKLAIESTGFSDHFNSVQSESEAQW